Proteins encoded by one window of Brienomyrus brachyistius isolate T26 chromosome 1, BBRACH_0.4, whole genome shotgun sequence:
- the myf5 gene encoding myogenic factor 5, translating into MSSSAVRFGDPGSNSMADMEVPEACRFSPPQAFYDGGCSSSPEGPDFPEGFGLGELPGSDEEEHVRAPHGHHQAGHCLAWACKACKRKSSTVDRRKAATMRERRRLKKVNHAFETLRRCTSTNPNQRLPKVEILRNAIQYIESLQELLREQVECFYSLPEESGSEPGSPTSSCSDGLVACNSPVWSHVNKSYGNMYNHQIFTVSAKERSPGASSLQCLSSIVDRLSSVDASGLVVANNMASFSPSSSDSQPSSPEAACASPIYHVL; encoded by the exons ATGTCTTCTTCAGCTGTCCGATTCGGAGACCCCGGCAGCAATTCAATGGCAG ACATGGAGGTCCCAGAGGCCTGTCGCTTCTCACCGCCCCAGGCTTTCTACGACGGTGGCTGCTCATCCTCACCAGAAGGCCCAGACTTCCCAGAAGGCTTCGGCCTCGGGGAGCTGCCGGGCTCGGACGAGGAGGAGCACGTGCGGGCACCTCACGGCCACCACCAGGCCGGCCACTGCCTGGCGTGGGCCTGCAAGGCGTGCAAGCGCAAGTCTAGTACGGTGGACCGCAGGAAGGCCGCCACCATGCGCGAGAGGCGGCGGTTGAAGAAGGTCAACCATGCCTTTGAGACTCTGCGCCGCTGCACCTCCACCAACCCCAACCAAAGGTTGCCCAAGGTGGAGATCTTACGTAACGCTATCCAGTACATCGAGAGCCTGCAGGAGCTGCTCCGTGAGCAGGTGGAATGCTTCTACAGCCTGCCAGAGGAGAGCGGCTCCGAACCAGGCAGCCCCACATCCAGCTGCTCGGATGGCTTG GTTGCCTGTAACAGCCCTGTTTGGTCTCACGTTAATAAAAGCTATGGGAATATGTACAACCACCAAATATTCACAG TGAGCGCCAAGGAGCGGAGTCCGGGAGCATCCAGCCTGCAGTGCCTGTCCAGCATCGTAGACCGCCTGTCATCGGTGGACGCCAGCGGCTTAGTGGTCGCTAACAACATGGCCAGCTTCTCGCCGTCCAGCTCTGACTCCCAGCCTAGCTCTCCTGAAGCTGCCTGCGCCAGTCCCATCTACCACGTGCTGTAA
- the myf6 gene encoding myogenic factor 6 translates to MMDLFETNAYFFNDLRFLGGDNGPLQTLEMSAESPLYRTSDSPASPGPDRVPSETGCDSSGEEHVLAPPGFQQHCAGQCLVWACKICKRKSAPTDRRKAATLRERRRLKKINEAFEALKKKTVPNPTQRLPKVEILRSAINYIEKLQDLLQSLDEQEKIQANGPLHYNSKDQHVPSTEHLGSKTYRIWPNINDHSSVPVMNQREGVAESSASSSLRRLSSIVDSISNEEPAANYSEGAAQK, encoded by the exons ATGATGGACCTTTTCGAGACCAACGCGTACTTCTTCAATGATCTGCGCTTCCTCGGAGGAGATAATGGACCACTGCAGACCCTGGAAATGTCGGCCGAATCTCCTCTGTACAGGACCAGCGACAGCCCTGCGTCGCCGGGGCCGGATCGGGTTCCATCAGAGACCGGATGCGACAGCAGCGGCGAGGAGCATGTCCTGGCACCGCCTGGGTTTCAGCAGCACTGCGCTGGTCAGTGCCTCGTCTGGGCCTGCAAGATCTGCAAGAGAAAGTCCGCCCCGACAGACAGGCGTAAGGCGGCCACGCTCCGCGAGAGGAGGCGTCTCAAGAAGATCAACGAAGCTTTTGAGGCTTTAAAGAAGAAGACTGTGCCCAATCCCACTCAGCGGCTGCCCAAAGTGGAGATTTTACGCAGCGCTATCAATTACATTGAGAAACTACAGGACCTGTTGCAGTCGCTGGATGAGCAGGAGAAAATACAGGCAAATGGTCCATTGCATTATAACTCAAAAGACCAACAT GTGCCAAGCACAGAGCACTTGGGGAGTAAGACGTATCGTATCTGGCCGAACATTAACGATCATTCCAGTGTACCCGTGATGAATCAAAGGGAAG GAGTTGCGGAGTCCTCGGCTTCAAGCAGTCTTCGCCGCCTCTCCTCTATCGTGGACAGTATTTCAAACGAAGAACCAGCAGCAAATTATAGTGAAGGTGCCGCACAAAAGTAG